In the Anastrepha obliqua isolate idAnaObli1 chromosome 1, idAnaObli1_1.0, whole genome shotgun sequence genome, one interval contains:
- the LOC129238258 gene encoding uncharacterized protein LOC129238258 produces MYKTSAIFLILFGYLLITDCSETTRTKRAKRPRAPEPVNFEPEPQQDLENEESGSQEKDIPEIPTNFLSPSVREYLELGKSIPGRPGVDYPILSAIPYTNFYCDEQAYPGFFADMETRCQGWHYCDIDGRQASFLCPNGTQFSQAVFVCDWWFNVRCDLSPRLYAINARLYQRPKVNPTRPHRIITKELVDDIFN; encoded by the exons acTGTAGTGAAACTACACGCACAAAGCGCGCCAAGCGACCGCGTGCACCTGAACCAGTCAACTTTGAACCAGAACCACAACAAGATTTGGAGAATGAGGAGAGTGGTAGCCAAGAAAAGGATATACCcgaaataccaacaaattttctGAGCCCATCTGTGCGAGAATATCTCGAATTGGGCAAATCAATACCGG GACGTCCTGGCGTCGACTACCCCATACTATCCGCCATTCCCTACACGAATTTCTACTGTGATGAACAAGCGTATCCGGGCTTTTTCGCCGACATGGAAACAAGATGTCAAG gcTGGCATTACTGCGACATCGATGGTCGACAAGCCTCCTTCCTCTGCCCAAATGGCACACAATTTTCCCAGGCAGTCTTCGTATGCGATTGGTGGTTCAATGTGCGTTGCGATCTCTCGCCGCGTCTATACGCCATCAATGCACGCCTCTATCAGCGCCCCAAGGTGAATCCAACACGTCCGCATCGTATCATTACAAAAGAGCTGGTCGATGATATTTTCAATTGA